The Flavobacterium galactosidilyticum nucleotide sequence TTACTGAAATATAACTTTCTATAAATATTTTGTATTTGGGAAAACTTCTTTACAATATGAGGGTTTTGATGAACACCATCTAATCTAATAATATTCGGTGCTATTACAAAGACATCATTATTAATTTCTTTTGATCCCAAATTCATAAAAAATGTATCATCAAATGTAAGATCATTATTGCCCACTATAACGTAATCATATTCAGATGAATTAATATAGTTTATTCCTACATTCAAGCCTTTAAAATATCCTAAATTAGTACTCGATTTTAGTAATACGACATCTATATTATTTAAATCCTGAATAAATTTATACAATCCTTTAATATCACTTTCTTCCGATGCATTGTCTACAACAATAATCTTTACATCATTCTCCTTTTTAAGATCTAGAATGTTCCTGATAAATTCTTGAGTTATTTTTGAATTATTATAATTCACGCAAATAAATGCTGCTTTCATAAACTTATATTTCTTTTAAATTTAAAACTGAAT carries:
- a CDS encoding glycosyltransferase family 2 protein, coding for MKAAFICVNYNNSKITQEFIRNILDLKKENDVKIIVVDNASEESDIKGLYKFIQDLNNIDVVLLKSSTNLGYFKGLNVGINYINSSEYDYVIVGNNDLTFDDTFFMNLGSKEINNDVFVIAPNIIRLDGVHQNPHIVKKFSQIQNIYRKLYFSNYYIGMLIQFFYNNVKSILIKEDRVNNDKEQIVLMGYGACYILTKHFFNIFKELSAPVFLMGEEGILANQVLGANGVTLYCPDLLVNHHDHTSIGKVPSKKLYSFSQDSFRYYLKNLKHIQ